A window of the Acidobacteriota bacterium genome harbors these coding sequences:
- a CDS encoding YicC/YloC family endoribonuclease: MTGFGRAEIERDGLRVRVEVRGVNHKGLDVQVSLPPALQAHELACRQAVRASVARGRVEVRAFLEALGEETVEVRYSEAAARALGAFSAALARDGLLARGMTLGDLLTVPDAVRVALSPRVEALAGEVLLEALSEALSRFRDTRRAEGERIEVQFRQALEALSALKAEAEGAAAEQVESAAERLNQRIQQLGVQVDPGRMEQEVALLAQRADVQEELVRLSAHRQAMADLLDGNGGDLGRRLDHLLQEMQREVSTLLAKSDAYALTQTGLQMRLVVEQMREQAQNVA, translated from the coding sequence ATGACGGGCTTCGGCCGGGCGGAGATCGAGCGGGACGGACTGAGAGTTCGGGTGGAAGTCCGGGGGGTCAACCACAAGGGCCTGGACGTGCAGGTCTCCCTTCCCCCCGCGCTTCAGGCCCACGAACTGGCGTGCCGGCAGGCCGTGAGGGCCTCCGTGGCCCGGGGCCGGGTGGAGGTGCGGGCCTTCCTGGAAGCGCTCGGCGAGGAAACCGTGGAGGTCCGGTACTCCGAGGCGGCGGCGAGGGCTTTGGGGGCCTTCTCCGCGGCGCTGGCGCGGGACGGCCTTCTGGCGCGGGGCATGACCCTCGGAGACCTCCTCACCGTTCCCGACGCCGTGCGGGTGGCCCTTTCGCCCCGCGTGGAAGCCCTGGCGGGCGAGGTCCTCCTCGAGGCCCTCTCGGAGGCCCTGTCGCGCTTCCGGGATACCCGCCGGGCCGAGGGAGAGAGGATCGAAGTCCAGTTCCGGCAGGCTCTGGAGGCCCTGAGTGCGCTGAAGGCGGAGGCCGAGGGGGCCGCGGCCGAACAGGTGGAGTCCGCGGCGGAGCGGCTCAATCAGAGGATCCAGCAGCTCGGAGTCCAGGTGGATCCGGGTCGGATGGAGCAGGAGGTGGCCCTCTTGGCGCAGAGGGCCGATGTCCAGGAGGAACTGGTCCGCCTATCCGCGCACCGGCAGGCCATGGCGGACCTCCTCGATGGGAACGGCGGGGACCTGGGCCGCCGCCTCGACCACCTCCTCCAGGAAATGCAGCGCGAGGTCTCCACACTCCTGGCCAAATCGGACGCCTACGCCCTCACCCAGACGGGCCTCCAGATGAGGCTGGTCGTGGAGCAGATGAGGGAGCAGGCGCAGAACGTGGCGTGA